The stretch of DNA GGCGACAGCCTTGGGGCGCTGCGAGGAAATGTCTCGCACATTGCCGGGAAGCTTCTGGGCTTCATCACCCCAGGCGGTGACACCCATATCCGACACTCCCTGAAACTTCGCGCCGTCTTCCATGGAGAAGGCCGAAGCATGAACTTCACCGAGCAGGATGCCGGTTTTCAACAGTTGGAGCCGTTCCGTCGCACGCACCGTCGCCTTGATCTTCCCGCTGCTGATGACGGTCCCGGCCGTGATCGTCCCCTGCACGACACCGTCTTCGCCGATGACGACGGTCCCCGTGGTGTGCAGATCGCCTTCCAAACGCCCATCGATACGCACCGTCCCTTCGACCCGCATCTCGCCTCTGAGCAAGACCCCTTTGGCCAACAGGGTAATATTATCGCTTTCCACAAAGCCGGACTTCTTCATCATCGCGCGCTCCTTGTCCCTGGTAGGGTCCGATGAACTGGAGAACCATCCCAACATGAGCCGAGCCTACACCAGCTTTTTGAGCGCACCTAGGAAAAACCAAAACTGCGCTTGACCCGTTCCCAGAATCCGCTGCCGTGGAGTTCACAGTAGACCGAGGGTTCCGTACCTTCGATAAACACTTCCATCGACCGCTGCGGGCATTTCGAGGTGGCCAACTGAGTCGACTGGGGATCGATGTCGCGCGTCACCACGGCGGGCGGCATCACAAAGTCACGCGAAGTGGCCGGGAGAATCCGACGCACGAACTCTACCCACATCGGTAACGCAGCCTGGGCCCCGGTCAAATGCAACGCCTCTTCGTCATCGAACCCCACCCACACGCCCACCACCACATCCGGCGTATAGCCGACGAACCAGGCATCGCGATACCCATCCGTCGTCCCTGTCTTCCCCGCCACGATGCCGCGCAAGCCCATCGCCTTCGCCTTGGCCGCAGTCCCCCGCTCGACGACGCCCTTGAGCAATGACGTCATGACATAGGCCGCTTGCGGGGACACCGCTTGACGCCGGACGGGCGTATGATGCCAGGCAGGATCCCCTTC from Nitrospira sp. encodes:
- a CDS encoding polymer-forming cytoskeletal protein, which produces MMKKSGFVESDNITLLAKGVLLRGEMRVEGTVRIDGRLEGDLHTTGTVVIGEDGVVQGTITAGTVISSGKIKATVRATERLQLLKTGILLGEVHASAFSMEDGAKFQGVSDMGVTAWGDEAQKLPGNVRDISSQRPKAVAMLGENA